A region of the Arachis hypogaea cultivar Tifrunner chromosome 15, arahy.Tifrunner.gnm2.J5K5, whole genome shotgun sequence genome:
CCTTCCAACCATCCCGattcttagtatataaaaaaatttataaaatatataaaaaaatatatttaatataaaaaaaatattttaaaacttatTAGAAGAAACATCCTAATGATTCCTAACATTATTAAAAGTTTTGGATTTACTCAAAAGacatttaactaatttttaactGGTACTCTCATGATTTTTaacattattaaatattatataattaaatgcaTATGAGAATGCATCAAAATTACATCATAAACTACAACCTCCTCCTGTCCCTCtctcttccaaaaaaaaaaaaattggatgaatTACGAGTTGACAAACTCAGCTTATTTTACACACATAATAATGAAGAATATTTCCCTTTTTGCTATATTTATCATTAAAGGCACAAGCTTCTTAAAAAGAGCTTCTTCATAATACATAGATTATACAGGTCTATTCGGCTAGCAGGATTTAAATATCCCCTGCTAAAGGCATAGAGAATCTAAAAAGATCTCCATGAAAATCTATGTAAATCGGTGAATAAACATATCAAAGTTGATGAATTTGAATAGTGAAAGATATATACTCGCTTGACTTTCAATTTTCCGGTTCAAATTCTTgtgtttaaaaaagaaaaaaaaaactaataataattaaacacataatgatgatgatgatgattattttgatttggagGTGCAGGAATTGTGAATGTAACTCCCATTCAAGGGATGAAACTTGAGTTTACAATCAAGGTAGCACCAAAACTTAACAGAACCAATCAAAGGCCCTATCCTCCATTGAGTCCTAGCATTACCCTTGAAATCAAAGGTCGCCAAGTTGAGCTTCCAAGAATCAGTGACCGCCTGCATTTGTTCCGGCGTCAACGGTATCGCCGACGATTGGACAAAGTAGTTAAGAAACTGTGTGTTGTTTTTGGGTACATCAAATGGGTCAGCAACCATCATTGCTACGGGTTGACCTTGGAAGCTAAGGTTGAACCTTATGTCGGAAAATGATGCATGTGCTTTCATGTTTTCGTTCTGCGCCATCACTTGGATCCGGAGTTGGGTTTCGAGGATTCCGGTGTAGTCGTTTCGGAAAATGTCTAGGTGAGCATTTGTGACGGTTATTGTCGGTACCCTTGGTCGGATTAGTATGTACCCTGCAAAGACTACTATGCCGGCAACAATCACAGCTAGGGCTATGATTGTGCATATGATGGCTAGTAGCCATATTAAAGGGTTCGTGTGGCCTTGTCGGCCCACACGAAGCCTTCGGTTATGGTACCGTGTGGCCCCATCACGACTTTCAAAGTCGCGATGGTGACGATTCTGGTTGTGGTTGTGGCTGTCGCTGTGGTTGTACGACCCTGACTCGGGGGCGGGCTGCATGGGGAATGGTAAGGACAAAAGAATCAAGAATCAAGATCAAGCCATGTGGGGTCTATGGAGATAGAGAGTTATGGGATTTGGCAATGGGAATGGCAAAGGTTAGAAGAAGAGGTAAGGAAATAGTGTTGAAAAAATTGGGTTCCTTAACTCTAATTGGTGGGAAGGTTTTGGTATCTTCTTTTCCTGGCTTTAAAGCATTTGGTTTGTGTGCTGATTTTGTTGTAGCTACGTTTGTAGTATACGCTTATCTCCAACTAGGTATCTTTTGGtttggtttatatatatttttttataatcatgggatgggaaaaaggaaaaggaaatgcTAAACTTGTATTGAGAAATACCAACTCTGTTGTTGCCCCTTCCCAGCTTTCAACGTTGAAAGCTTTAATCCGGAATGGGTTGTTCCTTGTTGGAtatgattgataaattttcacTCCTCACTATCTTTCCTTTATTATAATCTATGGAATCTTTGTTTCTACTTCGTAGTTGTTACATTTAGTGAGTTTACCATTTTAAATTAAGAGAAAGTATGAGGAGGGAATGCATGTATTGTACAATATATACAAAGAGgattaaattacaattaaaattaaattatagtcaattaattaattttaaataatttttaattttaaatttaaaacaaactaTAATTGTAATCAGTTATACCAACACATAGACCCTCTCTATCTTTTCAAATAACCAAATGTTAATTTTAGTATGTATCTGAATGGTTAATTTATTAAACAAAATGGATGATCATTTTGTGTATATGATACCATTTATTGATTACATGATTATCTTTACGCACAAATGTTGGATGTTCTTGTCAACATATAACTGGATGTTCATAATTACTGTACGCGTGGATGGTTGATTTTTGGTGCAagaaagtttggtgttgtaattcGCGTCCGCCACAATGACCAGGTTATGATCAGATGTTCAGCTGTGTTTGATGCAAAGCAGTTCCTTCCCGCGAGGGGGTAGGAGCCCAGTTTGGGTCGGAAGAGTTGCGCGCAGAGACTAGGCTACAGTTAGGGTTCGAGGAGTTGCGCGCGGAAGCTGGGCTGTAGTCACAGTAGGATATGCAGCGGCGACGATGCGAAGGAGTTGCGGCCAGTGAGGGAGGATGCTCGCGAAGAAGGGTGGGCGATGCGGGTCTGCCAAGCGCGGCTGCAGGTTTCAGCGCACACAGCCCGGGGGCGTGTGGGTTCTGCGAAGCGAACGGGAGGGTTTTGGAGGGAGGATAACCGTGAGAGCAAAAgagttaatagaaaaaaattgaaattatggATAAAATTGGTGGTAGGGTAAATTGACACTGAATATGCCATTTAAAATTAAGGTAAATAAatgttaatttattaaatttttttaatttatattaaaccaAATAAACAATCTATTATAACATCATTGTCTCCCTAGTgatattcattaattaattataatcaaGGTAACCTCGTCAGTTATGACATGTCACATgttcatttttgtttttgtttgaagaaaatgttttcttattttgcgcCAACAATTTGGCCCATTTAAATTTTGGGCTAGATGATACAAGGGCAAAATAgattgagagaaagaaaaagggactGGAGGcccaaataaaaaacaaaaagaaggaagcTGAGTTACATTTGTAAAGTGATTGCTTTTCATATGACAAGTGA
Encoded here:
- the LOC112747577 gene encoding uncharacterized protein, with the translated sequence MQPAPESGSYNHSDSHNHNQNRHHRDFESRDGATRYHNRRLRVGRQGHTNPLIWLLAIICTIIALAVIVAGIVVFAGYILIRPRVPTITVTNAHLDIFRNDYTGILETQLRIQVMAQNENMKAHASFSDIRFNLSFQGQPVAMMVADPFDVPKNNTQFLNYFVQSSAIPLTPEQMQAVTDSWKLNLATFDFKGNARTQWRIGPLIGSVKFWCYLDCKLKFHPLNGSYIHNSCTSKSK